A region of the Aethina tumida isolate Nest 87 chromosome 3, icAetTumi1.1, whole genome shotgun sequence genome:
GTTTTGGTTTAGCTATATTATGAGGAACTctttaacatttatgttgaatTTTTCAGATACCATGATTTGTACAGGGTGTTGTGCCACGTTGGACCATATAGTtacgtttatatttaaacagttgaCACAAAAAGGTATGCGTTGCAAAAAAgcaatgtaattttatgttacaatattattttattcagaaagtaattcattcaatttcattttcagtGTACCCTGGAAAGGAACAGAGAGTCGGCGTGCCACCTAGTAGTGACATGTTCTTGAAAGTCCTCGAAATGCACCCCGAAATTCTTCAACAGATTCTGAGCACCGTACTGAATGTGATTATGTTCGAGGACTGTCGTAATCAGTGGTCGATGTCGCGACCACTACTTGGGCTCATCCTGCTCAACGCCGATTATTTCGGTCAGATGCGCGAGTCCATTATTAGGGGCCAGCCTCCTGACAAACAGGCTGCAATGGCAACGTGGTTCGAGAATCTCATGGATGGGATAGAACGTAACCTCCTCACCAAAAACCGCGATAggtaaactatattttttatagttcatTATTCAGcaatttgtgattttatttttgtttcaggttcACGCAAAATTTGTCTATGTTCCGGCGGGACATAAACGACTCGTTGAAAGGACCCAATGTAAATACATCGTCGGTTAGTGATATGATGACGTCATAGTGATAATCGGTTTAAGAGACGGACGAACGCTGATAAACGAATGAAAGTGTATATGTAAAAGTAAATCGGATTGATTGATTGTTATTTAGGTACACTTTGCATTTATTTCGTAAAACTTAGTGAAAATGtgttactttatattatttgttgttgctgTTTGTGTGTAAAAATGATCATAAGACCGCTGATAATGATTGGATTTTTTGCAAGTTACGCAGAACAAATAAATGCATTGATTATCTATGaatgtgtataataatttttaaaagaaacatgATCATGGACGAGCTGgtcaattattttcagttcaactgactattttaaaaatggagaGCCGAAGTCGtatgacaaataaaatgtttaataaataatgggtcttttatttttttcaccaAAAAGACAaagtgaatatttaaacatcatCAACATTATATTCAGATGATAATTAAAGATAAcatatcttaaatataatatctctacataaatattttgatccgCTAATTCAACATCGACAAAAACTCAAAAagttaacttaaataatatttattaacaataaatttacaagcGAGATAACTTAACCTAGACGAGTTATTGCAGTCCTATCTGCGGCCTGAATTGTGGCTGAGGCTTCCTCGGTTGTGGCGCGAACTTGGCTTGCTGCAGCTGTGGTCTCAGTTCCTCCTCCTCTTCCTCCAGAGGCTGTTCGTCGCACTTGATACCCGTTTCGTACGTGTACTCGCGCTTCACTCCGTCCGGATCAACGTAACCGTATTTGCCCCTCGTGACACAGTCGACACCCAGAGTTTCCTCTTTGAAGGTGCCGTCTTCATTCTCGAAACCCCAAGTGATGCTGCCGTCGGGGTTGTCGGTGCGGTACTTGCGCAGAATTTGGACGACCGGTTTGCGACGACGGTTGTATTCCTCATCTTCGTCACCTGATGGACGTGGTCTGGGATTGCCTCTGAATTGTTCTACGGTACGTTGCGGCTGACGGacctgaaaatttatatacttcaaTCCTTGTGTATCGATTCGGAGACAATTTAACTCACTGGTTGTCTTACTGGTTGCGGTGGTTCTCTGTATTCTGGCAGAGGTTGTTGCTTAACTTGTCTCTGAGGAACTTCACCTCTGAAGATAGGTCCACGGGACACTTGCTGCGGTTCTGCTCTTAATACGGGGGCAGGCCTGGCGACTTGCTCTGCTCTTAAAACGGGTGCCGGTCGGGCGACAGGACGTGGTGGTGCGGGAGCAGAGTCCCTGATGTTCTCTCTAAGAATGGGCACGGGACGTTGAGGTCTGAATTGTACGGGGTTTGGTTCTGGTTCTTCTTCAGCTGAAACGGCTTCACGGACGGCTGATTGTAATACTGAAATGCCTaaggaataaattaacaattcaaaaaCGTTGTAAGtagactattatttatttaaaataaattaccaagTTTATTGACTTCATCGTCAAAACTGGATATTTGAGCATGATGCACCGGTTCCTCAGGCTCCTCCACTACGGGACGGATTTCCTTAGCAACGGGCAAAGGTACGGCGTTAGGCGGTGGGCGCCTCAACCTGGGTGGAGAGGGACCACTCGTTGGCAGATCTAGAAGGCGGGCTTGTCTGAATGCCGAAGGTGGTCTCTGAGGTGATGGACCACTAGACACTAGAAGTGCGCCTGGAATTTGCAACCGTGGCGGCAGTTGCGCTTCAGAAATAGACAAcacctaaaaattaattaaaatatgaaatatattcaagaaaaaatatttttatttttaatttatattgaatacatttttatttgaatataataaaaataaaaaaaaatatttattttacgtgactgcaaaatgtttttgaacctcattcattaaaaaaaaataaaataatatcatgaATCAAACAATACCATTGTATATGAGTTAAGATAAATATaagctaataaaaaataataataaataacgtaTCAAATATACAGACAAcatgttttatacaatttctaaaagaattgctaaaaatgtaataagaaaattaattaaaaacattcacaCTAATTGCAAGACTGAaacttttactaaataaatctataacattttatattttaattagcagTCACGAAATAATATGCCAATCTATTTTTTGTCTCGATAATTATTCGAATAACAGTAGAAACAGGtcaaattgttttatcaatgttgtttttaatgcAGCATGAAACAATACGAAAGTAAATTCTACAAACAATTTGAAATCGATTTCGATTCCCACCTGTTCCATTGTTATGCTTTTCGAAAAGTGACatacaaatgttttaatgaacttgaataaaaaataacacacaTGCATACTATTGGGAAGAGCCTtggacaattttttgtttaagtaataACTAGTAACCTTGCGAGAAATCTCCAATTCTATGTAGAAATTCCTTAAAAAACAACCCATAGACCATTGCATTTAGTTGTCCTTTTATCTGTATATCTAAATACGACTGATTActcaatgttaaaaattattagtgtaCATAGAATCAATAGTTCAAATTGATTTGGACTGGAATATTATAATGGTAGCACAAAAtaggtaaaaaattaaataaagaaacagCAATGCAAGGACAGTGagtgtaatttaatcaaattcagTGTTCGTTTCGAAACAGCCATTTCTTTGTCGCATTTGTTGATTGAGTGCACGACCGAAATTCTTTGCTATAAAGGTTAATTATCGATAACCACAATTCTCACCAACGGATAAGCTATAATTACCAATAATTACAAAACCTATTGGACATTTATGgttgttaattaaacaaactaacCAATTGTTTCTAATTTGTGAACATCTAATCTGCATTATTATCCacatatatctaaatatttacataaatttattttttctattatattatagtttaatgaaatattgctGAAATAGTACTTGTCATATtagttgaataaataaagttttaaaatttttaattacataaattaacaataatatataataataaattaaatttgcatatttattctaacattaattttgtcgGAATGAAAATAGGAATAGTTCTTTCCTGTAGAGATAAAGAATGTCGTAGAAAGTGTTTGTACCTgcaagaatttatattatttttgtggtaACAAGAAAATTGTTCCCAAGAGCtggatcaataaaatttaacgcttGTTTATGACAGATGAACGTTTAAATATGAGTGGACTTTATGATCATTCATGTAactcaaatttgtaaataaaacaagtgaAGCTAAGTGATTATGTGCACATATGCGAGCGAATATCGAGGTTGGGGCTGAGGCTGGCGATCATGTCGACCTTGCCACTACTTTTTCGATCTCTTCGAGCGAATTCCATACGAGTTACTTAATTCTGAtcgcttattaaaatatctgcaTTGCCCGGTATGCGTGCCTTACAATTAGCCTTTGTCTTCGCATTGCAATGAAATGCGCCTGGtcgaaagtaaaattatagtcTTGCCATGAGAAATTACCAATGGTGTGTAATCGACACTTTCGATCCGGTATTCCATGCCCATTTTGCTTCGTGACATGACATCTCTGACAAACAGATGTTATGTTttccttttatgaaataccatttaaatattttaaatttttataaaaaaatccataTATGTAGAAAcagtactattttaataaattaaaaatattagttcacCCAATAAGGGACATAATTGTaaacattgtatttaattaatttctgaattattgaaagtatatGTGTGGTTAAAAtgttttggtttttaaatcaacgttaatttttaattaatagatttttcctagataaaattaaagaaccgAGAACACTTAGTTTTAAATACGTtttctttgtaaaatttaaataataagatatatattttataatgtgctTTTACAAACTGGTCAATACATTTGTTTTAGTTTGCAGTCATGTTTATGTTTGATTTCACTAGACGTGGTGTACTATTATATCATaggataattatataattaatttcctagATTCGAGAGTTCCGGCATTcctattaacataaattaatttattttaaacgttcGTGCGTGTGACCGAAACTGAAACCCGAATCCAACCGCCGacctttattataaaagacaAAAGTACCAACGCCCATAAATAAAGAAAGTGGAGCAGCggacacaaaattataataataacaatattatgcAATAGCCGATAAACAAGATTTGTGCAACAACGGTGAACTAAAAGGAGTAAAAACCACCGGCCGAATTCGATTAATTTcgattctgtttattttatatgtcacATAATATATCAAATGATCTAGATTTCAATGGCGGCGACCGTTCCTACTTGTAGAAGAAGGAAGTACTAGAGAGCaggatttaattgataattaactagtttattaaaatatctattaatagTATGTATTaagaatgtcaaaaaaaaaagaaatgggCGAAGAAAGTGTAGGGGCTTTATGGCATTTCTATAATGCCTGTATTGTGTGGCAGTTTTAGcccatatatatatttttaatataatgtaaatgaAAGTTAGGTTTtaggtttaaaataattacagataaataaattgaaacgcACCTTAAAATCaacgaaaatatcaaaaaaaaaataataaaatctagtaaaaaaaatgataaaattaaatattttaaaataaagatgttATAATTTGGCAGggtggcgcatccaccaaaaaataatttagtaactatGGTTACATTTATGAtgttatatgataaaatattttttcctaaaaatttggaaaaacaattttgctAGACgccaataatatatttgaacaaaaCTCACTtaccacaaaaaataaataagtcaaCGCGCCCCACGTCCTCATCTTGTTTCCCCGAAGAAAACCTCAGTATGCGGAACAAAAACTTTCCAAAAACCAACTAAAAAAATACCCGCAACGAAAAAATCACCGGAGACAAAGTTCTACAACGGCATATCACAGAAATGTCGCGGAAATGGGTGTAGGGGGACAGGGAGCGGGCGTTTTATAAGTGCCGCGCCCCTCTGGACAGCCTCCATGCCACCGAAGTACTTTCACGCTGCGGCTCGGGCTCCGAACTCGCATTTCAGAAGGCCGAACTATTCGAAGACACCGTTTTATAACACCTAATCTGTAAACATCCCCAATATCTTCAATattcagtaataataattaataagacgCAGGTACAcacaaatatgtttaattaaaacaaaattatgttaagacataaatttaaagtttataaaatattattaaagacgTGTAAGAAATgatattaaagataatatgtttcgactatataaatatatgttggtttttaataatgcttggaattaaaataataatattacaaataattattcttgAACTGGTAGTCAAGAACCAAGCGTTTTGTGGGGTTGTGTATtgcattatatatttcaatttgttatattaatatttttactattaatgtgtgtaacgttttatttaacaaataacgaatgattattattttattggtcCAGTATCTTTAGAATCAAATttcttttgatttataattcattagtagctaaatacttaattttatttctttggatcaaaaaagttaattcaatatttaatttagtaactacATACCTACTTTTTTAATCAGATCATAATGTCAAAccacaaataattttgttttggtttCATAATTATCAATGAAGTAACATAAATgagataacattattttacttatttaaaaatatttctataatttaaggTAGTCTACctcattttaaatagttttttgttaagaactattattagttatttctCTTCTTCCCTTAACATATTTGAGGGTTAGATTTTACCATTTCtgtaatttcattttcatatcttaatataaataattttttcttttaaactcGAGTCTAATAGCTAGACGATGTAGTTATTAGGAATTCAAGTTGTGTCGGCAATGTTCCAACGCTTTTAGTGCATCCATATGTATGTATGGTAGTGAGTCTCACTGTCACTTTCGGATTTTGTGAATGGATCCAAAGAGAAAAGGATTTATCAGCACTTGTTGTGACATTTGTTCAGAATTTTAATCAAGGAAACGAAACGTGGATAAATGTTTCCAGTTTCTAATATTCAGTAAtgccttttttattaaaatatttatttacatatgcaagacattattaaataaactaaataaactatagtttatagttttgtaaat
Encoded here:
- the LOC109609701 gene encoding uncharacterized protein LOC109609701 isoform X2 produces the protein MRTWGALTYLFFVVLSISEAQLPPRLQIPGALLVSSGPSPQRPPSAFRQARLLDLPTSGPSPPRLRRPPPNAVPLPVAKEIRPVVEEPEEPVHHAQISSFDDEVNKLVLQSAVREAVSAEEEPEPNPVQFRPQRPVPILRENIRDSAPAPPRPVARPAPVLRAEQVARPAPVLRAEPQQVSRGPIFRGEVPQRQVKQQPLPEYREPPQPVRQPVRQPQRTVEQFRGNPRPRPSGDEDEEYNRRRKPVVQILRKYRTDNPDGSITWGFENEDGTFKEETLGVDCVTRGKYGYVDPDGVKREYTYETGIKCDEQPLEEEEEELRPQLQQAKFAPQPRKPQPQFRPQIGLQ
- the LOC109609701 gene encoding uncharacterized protein LOC109609701 isoform X3, translated to MRTWGALTYLFFVVLSISEAQLPPRLQIPGALLVSSGPSPQRPPSAFRQARLLDLPTSGPSPPRLRRPPPNAVPLPVAKEIRPVVEEPEEPVHHAQISSFDDEVNKLGISVLQSAVREAVSAEEEPEPNPVQFRPQRPVPILRENIRDSAPAPPRPVARPAPVLRAEQVARPAPVLRAEPQQVSRGPIFRGEVPQRQVKQQPLPEYREPPQPVRQPPQRTVEQFRGNPRPRPSGDEDEEYNRRRKPVVQILRKYRTDNPDGSITWGFENEDGTFKEETLGVDCVTRGKYGYVDPDGVKREYTYETGIKCDEQPLEEEEEELRPQLQQAKFAPQPRKPQPQFRPQIGLQ
- the LOC109609701 gene encoding uncharacterized protein LOC109609701 isoform X1, with product MRTWGALTYLFFVVLSISEAQLPPRLQIPGALLVSSGPSPQRPPSAFRQARLLDLPTSGPSPPRLRRPPPNAVPLPVAKEIRPVVEEPEEPVHHAQISSFDDEVNKLGISVLQSAVREAVSAEEEPEPNPVQFRPQRPVPILRENIRDSAPAPPRPVARPAPVLRAEQVARPAPVLRAEPQQVSRGPIFRGEVPQRQVKQQPLPEYREPPQPVRQPVRQPQRTVEQFRGNPRPRPSGDEDEEYNRRRKPVVQILRKYRTDNPDGSITWGFENEDGTFKEETLGVDCVTRGKYGYVDPDGVKREYTYETGIKCDEQPLEEEEEELRPQLQQAKFAPQPRKPQPQFRPQIGLQ